A genomic window from Salvelinus namaycush isolate Seneca chromosome 5, SaNama_1.0, whole genome shotgun sequence includes:
- the LOC120047634 gene encoding CD83 antigen-like has product MRTLVFLHAFALVCVHSRIMKDVENTRSICGEDSVLRCKANSVPGVKYRSVRWYKLGEEPSNKESGLLMKRLSPNSTTLWYAGLERKVELLADDSFDIFLPNVTAVDSGRYKCLLAAPVGEQNQEGQVHLRVTGCLYNKSTDQSESNTILVLSIVGLVAALLIFTISYVTVMNMLPPRIKKNPQEQLLDAPFEKKDFMLIYTLGPNWSGQASK; this is encoded by the exons ATGCGTACCCTAGTCTTTCTGCATGCCTTTGCACTAG TTTGCGTACACAGCAGGATTATGAAGGATGTTGAAAATACAAGGTCGATATGCGGCGAGGATTCGGTTCTGAGATGTAAAGCAAATTCTGTACCTGGGGTCAAGTACCGGTCAGTGAGGTGGTACAAG CTGGGTGAGGAGCCCTCTAATAAGGAGTCTGGTCTATTGATGAAGAGGCTATCACCTAACAGCACCACACTATGGTACGCAGGCCTGGAACGTAAAGTGGAACTTTTGGCTGATGATTCTTTCGATATCTTCCTGCCCAATGTAACGGCTGTTGATAGCGGGAGGTACAAGTGTCTCCTGGCAGCACCTGTAGGAGAGCAGAACCAGGAGGGGCAGGTTCACCTCAGAGTGACAG GTTGCCTTTACAATAAGTCCACAGACCAATCAGAAAGCAATACCATCCTAGTTCTTTCCATTGTGGGGCTTGTGGCAGCATTGCTGATATTCACCATCAGCTAT GTAACCGTTATGAATATGTTACCACCAAGGATCAAGAAGAATCCACAAGAACAACTTCTAGATGCACCCTTTGAGAAGAAGGATTTCATGTTGATCTACACACTGGGGCCAAACTGGTCAGGACAGGCTTCCAAATGa